tgaaaaagaattaagaAGAATTTATAAgatcttaatatttttttttgaaaatggaaattgGAAGATGAatatttgaaacatgtttatgcagaaaattatgaattaaaacatgaaaatttgaaaaaaaaaactgaattggaaataaaatttcCTCCCCCTtgctgttctggcgttaaacttCTAGAATACCCTGTctaggcgttaaatgccagaaatcctTTGTCACTAGGCATTTTtgtgaacgcccaggatgctgctgtttctggcgtttaacgcccagaatggtacctttactggccttaaacgctcagaatgatagccattctggcgttttaacgctagtgagctctttttctctgtgattcctctgctttatgttctgaactttcattttttgaattatttattgaaatgtattatcaaacatgaataacaaaattaaataaactcaAAACATCTGATTTCTGCatatggctgggttgcctcccagcaagcgcttctttactgtctttagctggagtttactgagctttaatctagtctcagttttgagcattcttgctcaacattgccttcaagataatgtttgctTCTCTGCcaattaacaatgaactttttgtcagagtcaatatcctgaagctctacatatccatatggtgacacacttgtaatcacatatggtcccttccaccGAAATTTCAGTTTTccagggaacaatctgagcctagagttaaatacCAGAACCTTCTGTcctagctcaaagactctagatggcagctttttgtcatgccacctttttgctttctccttgtaaattttagcattttcaaagcattgagtctgaactcctctagctcattcaactggagtaatctcttctctccagctaccttagcatcaaggtttaggaacttGGTCGCctagtaggccttgtgttccagttccactggcagatGACAAGCTTTTCTATACACAAGCTAGTATGGAGAGGTCcttataggagtcttgaatgcagttttgtatgcccacagagcatcatccagacttcttgcccaatcccttctacgggtaCTTAAAGTTCGTTCCAGGATtcgttttagttctctatttgaaacttcagcctgcccatttgtctgtggatgatatggagttgccacttttgtggttaattccacactacaagaaaaaaggcataTGGCCATGCTTTTTTCTTgctacgctttaaaagcgtggccaaaagtggtcaatggccacgcttttacgAGGGTGGCGATAGATTAGAGATTTGGCCACTTTTATTTTTGCTACCCTTGAAAAGCGTAGCAAAAAGGCTATACAGCCACACTTTTATGAGGGTGACGATTGATTTGAGATTTGGCCACACTTTTTTCGCCACGCTTAAAAAGCGTAGTCATAGAGAGAAACaggcacgcttttaaagcgtggcgataaAGTTTCGTTATAATGACATTTTAAAAGCGTGGTCGTTTTCTACAACTCTTTTGGCAtacttcaaaagcgtggccaaaaaaattaaaattatttttttcaaaatggttataattaattaattacattacACACCACGTTTGAAACTCTACCTCTTTCCTATCCTAAAACTCTTCCAACCGTTTGTATTCACCTTAAAATGAAAAACTCTTCCAAAGAACCCTAAACTCTTCGAAGAAACCAGTTCTCTGTGACCCCAGCAATCCGGAGAACATAACCGGTGCTCCCTGTTCCGGCATACTAACCTAACACCCACCACACTCCCCTCCTTTCCCCTTATAATAGCGCCGTAGCCCCACTCCCCCTTTTCCCATCTCCAGCGCACACAACACAATACACACACGCACCACCTCACCCACACCGAAGAGGAGAGCTCGACGAAGGAGACGCCGCCTTGCTGCCAGCTCCGTTGAAGACCAGCCCGCCGCCGCTGTCGAGTCAAACCTGAGAGAGAGTGTGTGCAACGATGAGAGAGGAGGTACCATCACCAAATGCGTCGCAGCCGCTGGAGTAGCTTCGCTCTTCGCCGTCGCCGAGGAGGGGAAAGAGGAGCTGCTCCCGTCGCACCAGTCACCGTCGTGCTTCCTGGTTGCCGATGAAGGAGCCGCGAGAACCGTTGCCGTCGCGGAGGAGGGGGACACGCGAGAGGGAGCCATCAGTGTTGTCGCCATCACAGCTGTTGAGTAAATCTTCGTGCTTTTTCAGTAAATCTTCAATCATCATTTAACTGAAACCATCTTACAAAATTTTACTAATCGCATGTTCAAAATGGGTCTACTAGTTTTCATTGAATGTTATGTGCTATctgaatttatgttttattgttgaattttttgtAGTTCTCAGGAAATCCAAGGAAATCCAAGTTCTAGGTTGATTCTTTTCTGGTTCAGTAAGATGAGTTCTCATGAAAAATCTCTTGATTGATTTTTTatgtcttatcttttttttccctACTCTGACATATCTTTTGATTTGCATGATTAGGCTGCAAGGGAAACTGGTGCACTTCAAGAAGCAAAGGACGAACTTTAAGAAACGGTGGAGGAACTCACCTGGCGTCTCCAACTAGAAAAAAGTTCGCGGGTGAGAGTGTTGTTCGTTTTGCTGTTAGATATAAGTTGGTGGACTATGTTATTTTGATATCTTTACAAAATCATGCATACTGTAACTCTAGAAGAAAACTATGTTGAATTCTGCAGACCAACCTCGAAGAGTCCAAAGCACAAGAGATATCAAAACTGCAGAATTCATTACAGGAGATGCAGGGTAAACTTGATGAAACCAATGTTCTACAGGGTAAACTTGATGAAACTAATGCTCTACTTGTCAAGGAGCGAGAGAATGTAGAGAAGGTTACCATCGAAGCAATTCTAGTTATCTAAGAAAAGGAGATTATTGTTGAAGACACTGCAAAGATTGATGCACTAACAGTGGAAGTTGAGAGGCTAAAGGTAACCATGTTCAACATTTCAAATCTCTTACTATAGCAAAGATTGTATCTATTCtgttttattattagttattatagcAATTGGATATATCATG
This portion of the Arachis duranensis cultivar V14167 chromosome 6, aradu.V14167.gnm2.J7QH, whole genome shotgun sequence genome encodes:
- the LOC107493581 gene encoding uncharacterized protein LOC107493581, whose translation is MKEPREPLPSRRRGTREREPSVLSPSQLSQEIQGNPSSRLILFWFSCKGNWCTSRSKGRTLRNGGGTHLASPTRKKFADQPRRVQSTRDIKTAEFITGDAG